Below is a window of Streptomyces genisteinicus DNA.
GGGTGTCCCCGTCGCGAGCCCGTTCCCGTGTCCCCTGCCGGCGGCGGGCCCACCCCGCCGCCCGACCGCCCCGCGAGTGCGGTGCGGTACCCCTCCTCCAGGCGCTCCAGCCCGACGGCCGGGCTGAAGCCCTGCTCGTACCGGCGCCGGGCCGCCCGTCCCATCTCCCGGTTGGCGGCCGGATCGGCCGCGACCCGCCGCAGGCACGCGGCGAGCGAGGCGGCCTCGCCCGGCCGGTGCAGCAGACCCGTCACCCCGTCCTCCACCAGCTCGGTGAAGGCGCCGTGACCGGCGGCGACCGCCGGGACCCCGGCCGCCATCGCCTCCACGGCCACCAGGCCGAACGCCTCCATCCAGGTGGACGGAGCGACCACGGCGACCGACCGGGCGACGGCCCGCCGGCACTGCTCCGGGTCGTACAGACCCGCGAACCGGACGTCGTCCCGGCCCGCGGCCCAGGCCCTCACCTCCGGCTCCAGCGGCCCCGCGCCGGCGATCACCAGCGGCACGCCGACACCGCCGCCGGCCGCGATCTCGTCCCACGCGGCCATCAGCAGCCGTACGCCCTTGGCCTCCGCCAGGCGCCCGAGGAAGAGCAGCTGCTCCCCGCCGCCCTCGCGCGTCGCGCCCGGGTCGGGCACGAAGTTGTGCTTCACCGCGAGCCGTTCGGCCGGCATGCCGGACCGGACGAGGACGTCGCGCTGCGCCGCCGAGATGCAGAAGAACCGCTCCACACCGGACCACCAGCGCCGCCGGTTGACCGACAGGCTGACCGCCAGCGGCACCGTCGCGAGCCGGGAGTTCCGGTAGCAGCCGTGCCGGACGGCGGGCAGCGGCGTGGAGCCGACGCACGCCGTGCACGGCCGGCCGTCCCGCTGGAGGGTGCCGGGCGGGCAGACCTGCGTGTAGTTGTGCAGCGTGGCCACGGCCGGCACACCGGCGTCGGCGCAGGCCGCCAGCACCGCGGGCGACAGCAGCGGGAAGACGTTGTGGACGTGCACCACGTCCGGGCGCTCGGTGCGGAGCCTGGCGGCCAGCTCCGTGCGGACCGACGGGTTCCACGGCACCAGCAGCGGGAGCGCGGCCTTGCGCGGCAGCGGCAGACCGCCGATGTCGTCGCTGCGCCGCTCGAACAGCCCGACCCGGTGACCGGCGCCGCGCAGCAGCGCCACCTCCTGGTCGACGACGTTGTTCTCCCCGCTCGGCTGGGCGGAGGCGTAGCGGTTGTGCACCACGAGGACATGCATGGCGTCAGGTCACCTCCGGTGTACGGGGCGTGCGGGGGAGGGGGAGCCGGGTCGCGCCGGGTGCTTCCACCGGCTCCGGCGCGGCGTACCCGTCCCCGGGCTCCGGTAGGGCGTGGGCGTCCCCGGGCTCCGGCGCGGAGTACGCGTCGCGGGGTTCCGGCAGGGCGTACCCGTCGCGGGGTTCCGGCGCTCCGGGTGCCTGCCGGGGCTCCGGCGCGGCGGGTGGCCCGGGGGTCTCCCGCGCGGGCTGCGCCTCCCGCGGCCCCGGCGCGGCCGGCACCGCGTGGGCGTCCCGTGCCGCGGGCGCCGCGAGCAGGGAGGCGGCCACCGCCAGATGCAGCAGGTACGGCGAGGCGTCGCCCAGTCCCGCCTCGGTGTACGAGGCGATCGCGCAGTAGCTGATCAGGAAGATCGCGCAGGCCCTCGACAGCGACGGGGGACGCAGCAGCGCGACCCCGCCCAGGACGACGAAGACCCCGCTCACCAGCACGACACCGGTCACGCCCTGCTCGTGGTAGACGGCCAGCCAGCTGTTGTCGATCGGCAGCCCGCCGAACGACTTGTCGCCGAGGCCCACGCCGAACAGCTGCTCCGTCGCCGTCCGGGGCGCGGCCAGCAGGGCGTCCCAGACCTTGGCCCGGCCGGTCAGGCTGGTGAAGTTCTCCTGGCTCTGCCCGCGCAGGAACCACGCCCGCACCAGGGAGCCGAAGGCGACCGCGGCCACCGCGGCGCACAGCACCGCCCAGGCGAAGAAGCGCCGGGCGGCGGCGCTGGTCAGCACGAGCGAGCCGATGGCCAGCAGCAGCCCGACGAGCAGGCCGATCGTCGCCGTCCGGGTATGGGTCAGCGCGAGCAGCACCAGCGCCGGCACGACGACCGCCGCCGCGCCGCGCCGGTCGGTCCGGCGGCCGAGCAGCAGCAGGACGGCGAGCCCGGTGATCACCGCCGCGTACTGCCCGATCTGCGGCGGGGTGAGCGGCCACAGCGCGCCGACCAGCCGCCCGCCGTACAGCTCGGGCATGGCCGCGCCCGGCGACAGGAGCGCGCCCGCGGCCACCGAGCACAGGACCGCGAAGTACATCCGGATGTGGTGCCGGACGAACGCCGTCCCGCCGTCCCACCACCGGCTGAGCAGCCACAGCGTGGCGACGAAGAGGCAGAGGCGGGCGCAGCGGAACAGCGCGCCGAAGCCGGACTCCAGGTGCACGCTGGACAGCACGCTCGGCACCAGCAGCAGGGTGAGCAGGAAGACGTAGGCGCCCGGTCGCACCCGCAGCCGGAGATTGACGGCGAGGGCCAGTGTGAACGCCGCCACCAGCGCGCCCATCGTGACCATCTGGATCAGGGAGCGCGGCAGCGGGACGATGGTCTGCGCCCCGGCGGAGCCGAGGGTGTTGAGGATCAGCAGTCCCCAGGCCGCCCCGACGGCCCCCGGTGTGCGGTCGGCGGTCATCTCACCCACCGTCCCGTGCGCGGAAGGTGCTGCCCGCGTCCTGCTGGTACGGCGTGCCCTGCCACTGCCCGGGGTCGAGCGTCCGGCTCGGGTCGTGGGCGACGAACGTCCACGGGCCGACGTAGTCGTTGTCCCAGAAGCGGTTGTCCTGCTCGCGGGTGATCGCCCGCGCCACCCGCTCGCCCTGGTACGGCGACCAGTCGGGATAGGTGCCGTAGTTGGCGAGCACCGCCATCCGGTCGCACCGGACCGTGCAGGGGACGACGGACGTGTCGAGCGCGAACCGGTTGCCGTGGACGTCCACCCGCTGGGTCTTCCACCGGCAGTCGTCGTAGAGCGGTGCGGTCGCGATCCCCGGCTGGGCGCAGCGTGCGGTGTCCGCCACGAGCAGCGTGCAGTGGCCGGACGAGGTGTTGGCCGGGCTGTTGCAGAAGCGGTCGGCGTTCTCCCACAGGGTGATCCCGGACCAGTTGTCCTCCAGCACGTTGCGGTGGATGTCGATCCTGTCCGTGCGCGCCGGGATGCGGGGCTCGCCGCCGGACTCGGAGACGTAGACGGTCCCGAACGGGAAGGTGTCGCCGCGGTCCGCGTAGCGCCGGCCCTCGACCCAGTTGTTCCGCCGGATGGTGTTGGCGCGGATCACCGCGTTGTAGCTGGTCTCGTAGATCAGCGCGGCACCGTCGTTGGACTCCAGGAGGTTGCCCTCGATGCGGAAGTCGTTGTTGTTGGTGTCCGCCCACAGCCCGGCGCCGCGGTTGTCGTGCACCCAGTTGCCCCGCACGTCGGCACCGTCCACGGCCCAGAACTTGACGCCGCCGGTGCAGCCGCAGCCCGGCCGCCGCCGCTCCCAGTCGTCCGTGTTGTTGCCCGTGATCTCGTTGCCCTCGACCACCAGGCCGGTGATCCGCCCCTCGGCCTTGTACGCGTTCATCCCGTACTGGCCGTTGGCGCGGAGGCAGTTGGCGCGCACCCGCTGGCCGGCGCCGGCCATCAGCCCGGCGCCGGAGTTGTGCTGGACCGTGCTGTGCTCGATCGTCCAGCCGTCGGCGGAGTCGTGGTTGACCACGCCCTCGTCGTGCGGCGCGACGAAGCCCTGCACGGTCAGATGGCGGACGGTGACGTCGCGGGCGGCGCCGCCGAAGGCGTACTGGTTGGTCCGCCGGCCGTCCAGCACCGCGCCCGGGGCGCCGACGTAGCTGTTCCCCTCCTTCGGGACGACCTGCGCGAAGCGGTCCCGCGGCAGGGTGTGGACGCCGGGCCGGAGCCAGAAGACGGTGCGCGGGGGGCTGTTCCTGGTCTTGACGGCCAGGTCGCCGGTGACGGTGGGGTCGACCGTCACCGCGCCCGGCGGCGCGGTCGCCGGCCCGGGCGCGGGCGCGGCGCACACCCGCGCCGCGGACGGGGCCGGGGCGGCGTCCTTCCCCCGGGGGGCGTCCGGCGCGCTCTCGCAGCCGGTCGCCGCCACCAGGGCGAGCAGCACCAGCGTCGCCGCCGGCGACACCGTGCGCCGCCACCCGATCCCCGTGCGTCCCACCTGTCAGGCCCCCCGACCGCGGAAGGCGAGCACGGTGGTGTACCGCACCGACGGCGCGGAGCCGTCGGTGAAACCGCTGCCGACCAGGGTGGTGCTGGGCTCCTTGCGGCCGAAGCCGGCGGAGTACCAGCCCAGCGGCGGTTCGCTCCTGCCCCGGTGGGCCCGCCAGCTCAGCCCGCCCGGCAGGTCGAGGACCGCGGAGCGCTCCTCGCCGTCCGAGGTCCAGGTCAGCAGGGCCGCGCCGTCCGCCAGGTGGGCGGAGACCTCGGGGCCGAGATGGAACGCGAGGCGCACCGCGCGGCGCGGCCCGCTCACCTCGTCGGTGATCCTCAGCTCCCGGGTGGCGGCGTCCAGTTCCACCTGACGGCGGTGCGCGGAGCCCTGGTAGCCGTCGTGCTCGGCGCACCAGCGGGACGTTCCCCCGGCACGGGCGCCGCTCGTGTCCACCGCCAGGACCTGGCTGCGGGCGTGGCGGGTCCACAGGAACGGGCCGCCGGAGACGGACTGGTCGGTGCCGTCCAGCTCCAGCGTGTTGTGCCCGAGGGTCGACCGGAAGTAGCTCCGCCACTCGGGCTGCCCGTGGTAGCAGTACGTGCCCGGGTCGGCGAGCACGTCGACCCCGTCCTGGCGGACCTCCACGGACAGCGCGTCGGCGTGGGCGTGCGCGGCGATCGACAGGAAGCCGTGCGGACCGCCGTCGCAGCGGCACCAGATGCCGTCCGGGCCGCGCAGCACGGTGAGACCGGCGTCGGCGAAGTGGTCCGGCCGGCTCTCCGGGCGGGACACGGCCGCGCCGTACGGCCGCAGCAGCGACGCGAGCAGCGGGGTGCGCACATCGGTGCCGGCCGGCTCGGGCCACCAGGGCAGCCGCCCGAACACGGCCTCGCCGGTGGCCAGCAGCGAACCCCAGCGCCCGGTGTCCGCGCCGTCCAGGACCAGCCCGTGCCCGTCGTCCGCGTCGCCCTGCCGCGGCGGCCGCAGCCGGTCGTCGACGACGGCGGCGAGCGCGTCGGTCATCCGCAGCAGCACGAGCCGGACCGGGTCGGGGACGGGCACGCCGGCCGCGTCCGCCTCGGCCACGGCCGCCAGGCCCAGTTCCAGCACCAGCCCGTGGTACTCGGTGGCCAGTTCGCGGTTGAGACCGGAGCCGAACGTGTTGGCCCTCAGCTGCCGCTCCAGCGACCGCAGCGCCCGCTCCCGCCAGCGCGCCGAGGAGGGGAACCAGCCGAAGGCGCAGGCCGCGGCGAACTGGCCGGCGGCCTCGGCGACGACATGGTTGTTGGCCGAGGAGCCCCGGCTGGGGAAGGCGGCCAGCCAGCGCTGGTGGTGCCAGATCTGGTCCAGGGCCGCCGGGTTCTCCTCGAACAGCGCGGCGGCGCCCGGCCAGCCGTCGAGCAGCCGGCGTATCCACACCCAGGACAGCAGCCGGATGCCCAGCTCGATGCCGCTGGTCCAGTGCACGCCGCGCAGCGGGGTGTTCGCCGCCCACCACGACCGCAGATGCGCGGCCACCCGCTCCGCGTACCGCTCCTCGCCGGTGAGGGCGTAGGCGGCGGCGAGCACGGTCAGGTACTGGTGCCGGGACGGCTCCCAGATCTGCTTGATGTCGCCGACCGCGTCCTCGTCGCGGTACGGCACGTCGAAGGCGTGCACCCACGGGGCGCGGCGCCCGGTCTTCGGGTCGTGGCACCAGTCCGGGTCGGCCATGTCGTCACGGCGCACGCCGAAGAACTCGCCGTGCCCCTCCATCAGCCGGTCGGCGTCGGCGACCAGGCGCTTCACGGCGTCCGCCGGCACGGAGCCGGCGGCCCCCGCGGGCAGCACGGCGGTGAACCGGGCACCGGTCACCGCCGGGCGGGCGGGCGGCGCGGCACGCCAGCGCCGCCGGCGCAAGGTGTCGGCCGCCCGGCCGCCGATCTCCCGCGGCCCCATCCGGGACAGCCGCCGCAGGTACCAGGCCGGGCTGCCGGAACGCACGCTCACCGGGCTCCCGCCAGCGTCACGGGCAGACCGCTCGCCGACGAGACGCCCACCGCGAGGGTGGCCGCCGTGGTCGCGGCCAGCGACTCCAGCGGCACCGGCATCGGGCCGCCGCTCCGCACGGCGCGCACGAAGGCGGCCAGTTCGGCGGACTGGCCCTTGTCCCGGGCCTTCGGCAGCCGTGAGCTGACCCATTTCCCGCGGCCGTACACACTGGCGCGGACGAAGTCGTCGAGCCGCAGCACCTTGCCGTCCGCGACCAGGTCCAGGGTCTCCTTGGGGAAGCCGGGGGAGCCGGTGGTGACGTAGCTGATGGTGGCGGTGGACCCGTCCGGGTATCCCAGCACGACCTGGAGGTCCTCGTCGCCGGGCGTGGTGACCGCGTACACCGACACCGGATCGGCGTCGAGCAGCCAGCTCGCGGTGTCGACGAAGTGCCCGCCCTCACCGGCGAAACGAGAGCCCTCGGTGGCGCCCCGCAGGTACCAGCTCCCGTGCGCCAGACTGCCGGCGTTGACCAGGTAGCGCAGGCTCGCCGGCCCGGTCCTGGCGCCGAAGCGCGCCTTCGCCTCCCGCAGCAGCGGCGCGAACCGGCGGTTGAAGCCGACCTGGAGCCGGTCGTTGCCGGACTCCTCCACCGCCGCGAGCACACCGGCCAGTTCGTCGCCGGTGAGCGCGAGCGGCTTCTCCACGAACACCGCCTTGCCGGCCAGCAGCGCCTTGCGGGTCAGGTCGGCGTGCGAGCTGTGCCGGGTGACCACGAACACCGCGTCGACGCCGTCGTCCCCGAGGACGGTGTCGAGGTCGGTGGTCGCCTCGGCGAAGCCGAACTTCCGGCGTGCGTTGGCCGCGGACAGCGCCGTCGTGGTGACGACCGCCGCCAGTTCGACTCCGTCGCGCCGCGCCAGGTGCGGCAGCAGCATCGACGTCGCGTAGTTGCCGGCGCCGACGAACGCGAGGCGCACCGGCTTCCCGGCGGCCCGCGCGGGCCGCCGCCGCGCGGTCGCCGCGGGCAGGTTCACCGCGGGCACCGTCACCTCGGGGGCCGCCGCCGCGGACGCCTCCCCGTCCGGGGCCGGGTAGCGGAACAGCACGGCCACGGCCTTGAGTTCGCCGTCCTTCAGGCTCCGGTAGGTCTCCACGGCGTCGTCGAAGGCGGCGACGTGGGAGACCAGGGGCTCCACGTCGACTCTGCCGCGGGCGACGAGGTCGAGGAAGCACGCCAGGTTGCGGCGCTCGGTCCAGCGGACGTAGCCGATCGGGTAGTCCCGCCCCTCCAGCTCGTACTCGGGGTCGTAGCGCCCGGGGCCGTAGCTGCGGGAGAAGCGGACGTCCAGCTCCTTCTCGTAGTACGCGTTCCACGGCAGGTCGAGGCGGCACTTGCCGATGTCGACGACCCGGCCGCGGTCCCGGCACAGCCGGGCGGCCAGCTCGACGGGCTGGTTGCTGCTGCCGCCGGCGGCCAGGTACACCTGGTCCACGCCGTGGCCGCCGGTGAGTTCGGCGACGGCGCCCTCCACCGCCGCGGACTCCGGGTCGCCGCAGGCCGCGGCGCCGAGCCGCTCGGCGAGCTCGCAGCGCGCCGGGTCGGGGTCGACGCCGACGACCCGGACCCCGGACGCGGTGAGCAGCTGCACCACCAGCTGCCCGATCAGACCCAGGCCGATGACCAGCGCCGTCTCGCCGAGCCGGGACTCGCCCTGGCGGACGCCCTGGAGGGCGATCGAGCCGACCGTGCCGAAGGCCGCGTGCCGGGGCTCCAGACCGTCCGGCACCGGGGCGTAGAGGTTCTTCGGCACCCAGTTCAGCTCGGCGTGCAGCGCGTGCTCGTTGCCGGCGCAGGCCACCAGGTCGCCGGCCTTGACGTCGTCGACGCCGGCGCCGACCTGCTCGACCACCCCGCACAGTGAATAGCCCAGCGGTGTCCAGGAGTCCAGCTTGCCCATCACCTTGCGGTAGGTGGCGGGCACCCCGTTGACGGCCACGCTCTGCATGACCTTGGCCACCTGGTCCGGCCGGGAACGCGCCTTGCCCAGCATCGACATGCCGGCCTCGGACACCTTCATCAGCTCGGTCCCGGTGGAGATGAGCGAGTAGGCGCTGCGCACCAGCACACCGCCGGGCTTGCACCCCGGCACCGGCACGTCCAGCACCGCCAGCTCGCCGCTCTTGTAGTTCTGTACGACCTGCTTCACGCGAACTCCTGTCGCCTTCCCGTTCGTCCTGCCGTGCGTCCTGCCATCGGTCTACCGAGCCGCCGTCCGAGTGGTCCGGCCGGCCTCCGAGGTCGCGCCGCGATACCAGTGCTCCAGCGTCAGCACGTGCCACAGGTGCTTGGAGTGGTCCCGGTGCCCCGCGGCGTCCTCCGCGGCCAGCCGCGCCAGCGCGTCACGGCGCAGGAAGCCGGACCTGACGAGCTCCCCGTCATGGATCACCTCGCGCACCAGCGGCGCGAGGTCCCGGCTCATCCACGCCCGCAGCGGGGCGCTGAACAGGCCCTTGGGCCGGTACACGATCTCCCGCGGCAGGACGGTGGCCGCCGCCTCCTTGAGGACGGCCTTGCCCTGCCGTCCCACGATCTTGCGGTCGCCGGGCACGGCGAACGCCGCCCTGACCACCTCCACGTCCACGTAGGGCACCCGCACCTCGGTCGACGCGGCCATGCTGGAGCGGTCCGTGTAGGCGAGGTTGAGGCCCGGCAGGAACATCCGCGCGTCGCCCAGGCACATCCGGTTCACGAAGTCGTCGAGCTCGTTGTCCCGGTACACGTCCGCGTGCTCGGTCAGCACGTCGTCGACGGTCCCCGCCAGGTCCGGGTCGATCAGGGCGAGCAGCTCCTGGCGGTCGTACATGGTGTAGCTGCGCCGGAACGCCGCCTCCTCCGGCAGATCGGCGAAGGAGAGGAACCGCTTGGCGAACCGCACCGACCGGTACCCCCGCCGGGACGAGGCGACCGGCAGCCGGTCCACCGCCCCCGACAGCCCGCGCCGCAGCGGCCGCGGGACGCGCCGGTAGCGCACCGCGAGCTGGTTGGCCAGGTGCTTGCGGTAGCCGGCGAACAGCTCGTCGGCGCCCATCCCCGACAGCATCACCTTGACCCCGGCCTCCCGGGCGGCCGAGCAGATCAGGAACGTGTTGATCGCCGCCGGGTCGCCGATCGGCTCGTCCAGGTGGTACGTCATCCGCGGCAGCAGGTCGAGCACGTCCGGCGCGATCTCGATCTCGTGCAGGTCCACCCCGAACCGCGCGGCCACCTGCCGGGCGTAGCGCAGGTCGTCCGGCATCGCCTCGAACCGGGCGTCCTCGGCGCGGAAGCCGATGGTGTACGCGGAGATCCCGGGCCGGTCGCGGGCGGCCAGCGCCGTCAGATAGCTGGAGTCCAGACCGCCGGAGAGGAATGTCGCCACGGGCACGTCGGAGAGCAGGTGCAGGCGGGTCGACTCCTCGACGACGGCGGCGATGTCCGGCAGGTCGCCGCTCAGGGCCCGCTCCCGTCCCTCGGCGGCGACGTCCTTCAGGCTCCAGAACCGGCCGCGCTCCACCCGGCCGTCCGGCCGGCAGCGCAGCCAGCTGCCCGGCGGCAGCTTCTCCGCCTCGCGGAACGCGCACCGGGAGTCCGGCACCCAGTAGTAGAGGAGCGAGGCCACCAGCGCCGCGTGGTCCACCTCCAGCGAGCCGCCGGTCACGGCGGCGAGCGCCTTGAGCTCCGAGGCGAACACCAGGCCCCCGCCGCGCCGCAGCAGGAACAGCGGCTTGATGCCGAGCTGGTCGCGGGCGAGGACCAGTTCACCGGTCCGCTCGTCGAAGATCCCGAAGGCGAACATGCCCCGCAGCCGCGGCAGGCAGTCCGTGCCCCAGCGCCGCCACGCCTCCAGCAGCACCTCGGTGTCGGAGGTGCCGCGGAAGCGGACCCCGGCGGCCGTCAGCTCGGCCCGCAGCTCGGGGGCGTTGTACAGCTCGCCGTTGTACGTCAGCACCAGGCCGTCCGAGCGCATCGGCTGGGCTCCGGTCCCGGACAGGTCGATGATCGCCAGCCGGCGGTGGCCCAGGTGCACCTCCCCGTCACCGACGGGGTGGCTGTACCGGCCCGCCCCGTCCGGACCGCGGTGGGCGAGGGTGTCGGTGAGCCGGTCGGCCACGGCCTTCCCGTCGGGCCACCGGTACGCGCCTGCTATGCCACACATGTCCTACCTCGCCTCCTGGTCGCTGTCCGCACTCCGCGCCGCCCACGCCGGCCGCCGCTCCGGGGGCCGGTCCGCCTCCGCCTCCGACTCCGTGTCTGCCTCCGCCTCCGCCTCCGTCTCCGCCTCCGCCGCCGGGGCGCCGGGGGCGGAGGCGCCACGGTTTCGTGGCGCGGGCGGTGCGCCCCGCCCGCGCGGCGCCGGCGGGCCGTCCCACAGCGTGCCGTCGGTCCGGTCACGCGGATCGGGGTCGATGAGGACCACCCCGGTCACCTCGATGCCCTGGTCCGCGAGCTGACGCGCCACGGTGTGCAGCCATGCGGTGCTGCCGTGCCCGGCCCGTACGACGAGCACGGTCCGGGTGCCGAGATACCGCAGATCGGTCCACGCGGTGCCGGGCGCCACCGAGCCCACGCCGAGCCGCAGCGCCCCCGGCGGCACGCTCTCGGCCGCCTCGCCGCCCACCACGTCCGGGTCGCCCGGCTTCGGGCGGCGGCGGGCGAGCCGCGCGCCGGGGAGGCCGTCGACGACGACCACCGGCCCCCGCGGGGCCAGCGCCCCGGCGAGGTCCAGGGCGAGCGCGGCCGTGCTCGGCGCGCAGCCCAGTTCCAGCAGCGACACCGGCTCCCGCGTCCCCCGCACGGTGCGGGCCAGGGTCGCGGCCAGCCGGGCGCGCGCCGTCCGGACCCGCCGGCGCCGCCACCCGCCGGGCGACCGGCGGGGCAGCTCCGCGACGACCGAGGCCCCGAGGTGCGCCGCCACGTCCCGCCGCAGCACCGGGCGGTCCGCCACCACCGCGCCGACCGCGGCCGCCGCGAGCCCGAGCGCGAGCCCGAGCACCAGCCCGATCCCGGCGTCGGTGGCGGCGGCCCGGGGCAGCGAGTGCCGCACCGCCCGCGGCGCGTCCACGATCCGGGTGCCGGCCACGAGCCGGGGCGTGCCCATCCGCGCCTCCGCGGCGCGCTGGTCGAAGTCCGCTATCCGCGAGGTGAGTTCGGCCCGGCGGGCGAAGAGCGACTCCAGGTTCGCCGACGCCCGCGGACCGCTCTCGGCCGCCCCGTCGCCGATCTCCCGGTCGACCCCGGCGAGGTCCTCGCGCATCCGGTCGCGCTGGTCGAGCAGCGAGGCCGCCTCCGCGTCGGCGGACTCCTCGATGCGCCGCACGTGGTCCGCGACGAAGGCGTCGGCGAGCGCCCCGGCCCGCGCCACCGCCTGGGCGTCGCTGTCGCCGGACACCGTGATCCGCAGCAGGTTGTTGGTGAGGCCCGCGCCCTCGTAGTCCGCCATGAAGTCCTCCGGCCGCTCGGCGGAACCGAGGGCCTCGAGCGCCCTGCCCGCGATCCGCGTCGTGTGCAGCAGCCCGACGTCCGTGCGGATCAGGGTGCCGGGGTCGTTCGGCTGGTCGTCCTGGTGCGCCACCAGCACGGTGGTGCCCGCGGTCGGCGGCGGCGGCAGCAGCAGTGCCACCGCCACACCGGCCAGCAGCCCCAGCAGCCCGAGCGAGGCCCACACGCGCCTGCGGCGGCGGACCGCGACCACCAGCGCCTGAAGGTCGATCAGGGGAGCCGGGGCCGGTGACTGCGGTGCGGTGCTCGTCGTCACCGGGAAACCCCCCTCGTCTCCCCGCCCGCCGCGAGGGCGGACGCCGGCACCGGCCCGGTGGGGCCGGCCGCGCCGGCCGGGGAGGCCCACCCGGCGCCGGCCAGCACGACGCCGACGACCTCGTGCCCGGCGTCCGCGCAGGCACCGGCCACACCGGCCAGGTCCTCCGCGGTCCACAGCCCGGCGCTGAGCACGACCAGCGCGCCCGACTCGTCGTCGCGGTCCGGCACCAGCGGC
It encodes the following:
- a CDS encoding Wzz/FepE/Etk N-terminal domain-containing protein — its product is MTTSTAPQSPAPAPLIDLQALVVAVRRRRRVWASLGLLGLLAGVAVALLLPPPPTAGTTVLVAHQDDQPNDPGTLIRTDVGLLHTTRIAGRALEALGSAERPEDFMADYEGAGLTNNLLRITVSGDSDAQAVARAGALADAFVADHVRRIEESADAEAASLLDQRDRMREDLAGVDREIGDGAAESGPRASANLESLFARRAELTSRIADFDQRAAEARMGTPRLVAGTRIVDAPRAVRHSLPRAAATDAGIGLVLGLALGLAAAAVGAVVADRPVLRRDVAAHLGASVVAELPRRSPGGWRRRRVRTARARLAATLARTVRGTREPVSLLELGCAPSTAALALDLAGALAPRGPVVVVDGLPGARLARRRPKPGDPDVVGGEAAESVPPGALRLGVGSVAPGTAWTDLRYLGTRTVLVVRAGHGSTAWLHTVARQLADQGIEVTGVVLIDPDPRDRTDGTLWDGPPAPRGRGAPPAPRNRGASAPGAPAAEAETEAEAEADTESEAEADRPPERRPAWAARSADSDQEAR